One region of Gilliamella sp. ESL0405 genomic DNA includes:
- the ftsZ gene encoding cell division protein FtsZ — translation MVADDEPAAVIKVIGVGGGGGNAVEHMIAEHIEGVEFFAANTDAQALKRIKVGQTIQIGTNVTKGLGAGANPEVGRNSAEEDREVIRNAIEGADMVFIAAGMGGGTGTGAAPVVAEIAKELGILTVAVVTKPFGFEGKKRMAFAEQGIAELAKHVDSLITIPNDKLLKVLGRGVKLLDAFAAANGVLKGAVQGIAELITKPGHINVDFADVRTVMSEMGYAMMGSGRASGDNRAEEAAEMAISSPLLEDIDLSGARGVLVNVTAGLDLGLEEFETVGSTVRAFASDNATVVVGTTFDPDMSDEIRVTVVATGIGMDKRPEAKISKPMAHNSLFTQSNTLGQQEEKLAKVVNEPAVSPLEEHKILDIPAFIRKQAN, via the coding sequence ATGGTTGCAGATGATGAACCAGCAGCAGTCATTAAAGTTATTGGTGTCGGTGGTGGCGGCGGTAATGCTGTCGAGCATATGATTGCTGAGCATATTGAGGGTGTTGAGTTTTTTGCGGCAAATACTGATGCACAAGCATTGAAAAGAATAAAGGTAGGTCAAACTATCCAAATTGGTACTAATGTTACTAAAGGGCTTGGTGCAGGTGCTAATCCGGAAGTTGGTCGAAACTCTGCAGAAGAAGATCGTGAAGTCATTCGTAATGCGATTGAAGGTGCCGATATGGTTTTTATTGCAGCGGGTATGGGCGGTGGTACCGGAACCGGTGCAGCTCCAGTTGTCGCTGAAATTGCTAAAGAACTCGGTATCTTAACTGTTGCAGTCGTTACTAAACCTTTTGGTTTTGAAGGTAAAAAACGTATGGCTTTTGCTGAACAAGGTATCGCTGAATTAGCAAAACATGTTGACTCATTAATTACGATTCCAAATGATAAATTATTAAAAGTATTAGGTCGTGGTGTTAAACTGCTTGATGCTTTTGCTGCCGCTAACGGCGTATTAAAAGGTGCTGTACAAGGGATTGCCGAGCTTATTACTAAACCTGGTCATATCAATGTTGACTTTGCTGACGTAAGAACAGTGATGTCTGAAATGGGTTATGCTATGATGGGATCTGGTCGTGCAAGCGGTGATAACCGAGCCGAAGAAGCAGCTGAAATGGCTATTTCAAGCCCGTTACTTGAAGATATTGATTTATCTGGTGCACGTGGTGTTTTAGTCAATGTCACCGCTGGCTTAGATTTAGGTTTAGAAGAGTTCGAAACCGTTGGTAGTACAGTGAGAGCGTTTGCATCTGATAATGCAACTGTGGTTGTGGGTACAACTTTTGACCCTGACATGTCTGATGAGATTCGTGTTACTGTTGTTGCTACAGGTATTGGCATGGATAAACGTCCGGAAGCAAAAATCTCTAAGCCAATGGCTCATAATTCATTATTTACCCAAAGTAATACACTTGGGCAACAAGAAGAAAAATTAGCGAAAGTGGTTAATGAACCCGCTGTTTCTCCTCTTGAAGAACACAAAATTTTAGATATCCCTGCTTTCATCCGTAAGCAGGCTAATTAG
- the ftsA gene encoding cell division protein FtsA: MKATEKKLVVGLEVGTSKVLALVGEVLPDGIVNIIGVGHCPSKGVDKGGVNDLESVVKSIQRAIDQAELMADCQISSVYLSLSGKHIRCQNEIGMVPIADEEVTAEDVDNVVHTAKSVRILDEHRILHVIAQEYSIDLQEGIKNPIGLSGVRMKAKVHLITCHNDMARNIVKAVERCGLKVDQLIFSGLASSYAVLTDDEKELGVCVIDIGGGTMDVTVYTGGALRHSVVIPYAGNVVTSDIAYAFGAPPMDAENIKIRYGCAVGSLVGKDEVIDVPSVGGRPSRSLQRQTLADVIEPRYSELLSLVQKELLVLQDELKKQNVKYQLAAGIVLTGGAAQIKGMVECAEKVFQNQVRIGQPLNISGLTDYVQKPYCSTTVGLLHYGKQSLLSDDAKDSHKSSLKGIAKRLTGWFKKEF, from the coding sequence ATGAAAGCAACAGAAAAAAAATTGGTTGTCGGACTAGAAGTTGGTACATCCAAAGTTCTTGCCCTTGTTGGTGAAGTTCTTCCTGATGGTATTGTCAATATTATCGGCGTAGGTCATTGCCCATCAAAAGGTGTGGATAAAGGTGGTGTAAACGATCTTGAATCTGTGGTCAAGTCAATTCAACGCGCAATTGACCAAGCCGAGCTTATGGCTGATTGTCAAATATCTTCTGTTTATTTAAGCCTATCGGGTAAACATATTCGTTGCCAAAACGAAATTGGCATGGTGCCAATTGCTGACGAAGAAGTGACGGCTGAAGATGTCGACAATGTCGTGCATACTGCTAAATCGGTCAGAATTCTTGATGAACATCGGATATTACATGTAATAGCCCAAGAGTATTCAATCGACCTGCAAGAAGGAATTAAAAATCCAATTGGTCTTTCAGGCGTGCGGATGAAAGCAAAAGTTCACTTGATCACCTGTCATAATGATATGGCAAGAAACATTGTTAAGGCGGTTGAGCGTTGTGGACTAAAAGTTGATCAGCTCATATTTTCTGGACTGGCATCGAGTTATGCTGTATTGACCGACGATGAAAAAGAGCTAGGTGTATGTGTTATTGATATTGGTGGCGGTACAATGGATGTTACTGTCTATACTGGTGGCGCATTACGCCATTCGGTGGTTATTCCTTACGCTGGCAATGTTGTTACGAGTGATATCGCTTACGCATTTGGCGCACCGCCAATGGATGCGGAAAATATCAAAATTCGTTATGGTTGTGCTGTTGGTTCATTGGTCGGCAAAGATGAAGTTATCGATGTGCCAAGTGTTGGTGGACGACCTTCACGTTCATTACAAAGACAAACATTAGCAGATGTGATTGAGCCTCGTTATTCTGAGTTGCTTTCACTTGTGCAAAAAGAGTTACTTGTTTTGCAAGATGAACTGAAAAAACAAAATGTTAAATATCAATTGGCAGCAGGGATTGTTTTAACCGGTGGAGCAGCACAAATTAAAGGAATGGTTGAGTGTGCTGAAAAAGTTTTTCAAAATCAAGTTCGTATTGGGCAACCATTAAATATATCTGGTTTAACCGATTATGTACAAAAGCCTTATTGTTCAACAACAGTTGGGTTATTGCATTACGGAAAACAAAGTTTATTAAGTGATGATGCTAAAGATAGTCATAAATCATCATTAAAAGGGATAGCTAAACGATTGACCGGTTGGTTTAAAAAAGAATTTTAG
- a CDS encoding FtsQ-type POTRA domain-containing protein gives MKQVRQAAHRRESRNRRRLLVFRNTEQLIGFLFFIMIIFISTWVVHSFKNWMDDPEQMVLSQLTLSGEHTYTTEDDLREAILGLGLPNTYIGQDVDDIQQEVMRFPWVKQVSVRKQWPDRLVVYIEEYKPAFYWNDLFLLDKSGNVFSVPLDRIGELPLPRIYGPEGKAKSMLETYYSLENLSKKLANNQLALQITAAISDERNAWQLMVKQCIAGLCLENQDIKLMLGSEHIEERYNRFIKLFPEIQSRIPVDEKITVADLRYENGISVQREKLAQ, from the coding sequence ATGAAACAAGTCAGACAAGCAGCGCATCGACGAGAAAGTAGAAATAGACGGCGGTTGCTTGTTTTTCGTAATACAGAACAGTTGATAGGTTTTTTGTTCTTTATTATGATTATATTTATCAGTACTTGGGTCGTACATAGTTTTAAAAATTGGATGGACGACCCTGAACAAATGGTTTTGTCCCAGTTAACACTAAGTGGTGAACATACTTATACAACCGAAGATGATTTAAGAGAGGCAATTTTAGGATTAGGATTACCCAATACCTATATTGGGCAAGATGTTGATGATATCCAGCAAGAAGTCATGCGATTTCCATGGGTAAAACAAGTAAGTGTTCGTAAACAATGGCCAGATAGATTAGTTGTTTACATCGAAGAGTACAAACCTGCTTTTTATTGGAATGACTTATTTTTATTAGATAAAAGTGGCAATGTGTTTAGTGTGCCACTAGATAGAATAGGTGAATTGCCATTACCAAGGATTTATGGGCCTGAAGGTAAGGCTAAGTCAATGCTTGAAACATATTATAGTTTAGAAAATCTTTCTAAGAAATTAGCTAATAATCAGTTAGCATTACAAATCACTGCTGCAATATCAGATGAACGTAATGCATGGCAACTGATGGTAAAACAATGTATAGCCGGTTTATGTTTAGAAAATCAGGATATTAAATTAATGCTAGGAAGCGAACATATTGAAGAACGTTATAACCGATTTATTAAATTATTCCCTGAAATTCAATCTAGAATACCGGTAGACGAAAAAATCACGGTGGCTGATTTACGTTATGAAAATGGTATATCAGTGCAAAGAGAAAAACTAGCGCAGTAA
- a CDS encoding D-alanine--D-alanine ligase encodes MVDKVAVLYGGTSAEREVSLKSGKAVLAGLLANGIDAHLIDTKDHPITSLKDEGYTKAFIILHGRGGEDGIAQAILTYQKIPYTGSDVLSSALTMDKLKTKLVWKALGLPVANYVMVDKSQSIDVNAIVKQLNLPLFVKPSHEGSSVGMTRVNEVSELKAAIEVAFQYDDVVMVESFLAGPEFTVAIVGEEVLPSIYIKPATNFYDYDAKYLSDSTQYFCPSGLTEDKEREIRQLALEAYKAVGCRGWGRVDIMFDQNEKPYLLEVNTAPGMTDHSLVPMAAKQHGWSFSELVNRILNLATI; translated from the coding sequence ATGGTTGATAAAGTTGCTGTATTGTATGGTGGAACCTCTGCTGAGCGAGAAGTATCGCTCAAATCGGGTAAGGCTGTATTAGCAGGATTATTAGCAAATGGTATTGATGCACATCTTATTGATACTAAAGATCACCCTATAACTAGCTTAAAAGATGAAGGATATACTAAAGCCTTTATTATTTTACATGGTCGTGGTGGAGAAGATGGAATTGCACAAGCCATTTTAACTTATCAAAAAATACCTTATACTGGAAGCGATGTTTTATCTTCAGCGCTTACAATGGATAAATTAAAAACAAAATTAGTCTGGAAAGCGTTAGGCTTGCCAGTAGCTAATTATGTCATGGTAGACAAGTCTCAATCTATAGATGTCAATGCTATTGTTAAACAACTTAATTTACCGCTATTTGTAAAACCAAGTCATGAAGGGTCAAGCGTTGGCATGACTCGTGTAAATGAAGTATCTGAATTAAAAGCTGCCATCGAGGTTGCTTTTCAATACGATGATGTTGTCATGGTTGAATCATTTCTAGCCGGTCCGGAATTTACTGTAGCAATAGTTGGTGAAGAAGTTTTACCTTCTATTTACATTAAGCCTGCTACAAATTTTTATGATTATGATGCAAAGTATTTATCTGACTCAACCCAATATTTTTGCCCAAGTGGTTTAACTGAAGATAAAGAGCGTGAAATACGCCAATTAGCACTTGAAGCCTATAAAGCTGTAGGCTGTCGAGGCTGGGGTCGAGTAGATATTATGTTCGATCAAAACGAAAAACCTTATTTACTTGAGGTCAATACTGCTCCGGGCATGACAGATCACAGTCTGGTACCAATGGCTGCAAAACAGCACGGTTGGTCTTTCAGTGAGCTTGTTAATCGTATTCTAAATTTGGCAACAATATAA
- the murC gene encoding UDP-N-acetylmuramate--L-alanine ligase, whose protein sequence is MNTKELAELRAIIPEMKRVKHIHFVGIGGAGMGGIAEVLANEGYQISGSDIAQNAVTEHLETLGAKIIIGHAAENVLNSSVVVISSAISQDNIEVIAAREARIPVIQRAEMLAELMRFRYGIAIAGTHGKTTTTAMVTAIYAEAKLDPTFVNGGLVKAAGTHAKLGTSRYFIAEADESDASFLHLQPMVSIVTNIEPDHMDTYQGSVENLKQTFISFLRNLPFYGLAIMCYDDPINRELLPVVGRKIITYGFSEEADVVIKNYRQERGVSYYTVCRPDRDDLQIELNAPGKHNALNSAAAIIAATEDGIDDQSIINALAKFAGTSRRFDLIGHFPHANGKDIMMVDDYGHHPSEVNATIQAARNGWADRRLVMIFQPHRYTRTRDLFDDFAQVLSQVDALVMLDVYSAGEQPIAGADSRSLCRSIRNRGKVDPIYVSDLDLLPEIMQEILQGGDLLITQGAGSVGRIARQLANSQLFAKEVL, encoded by the coding sequence GTGAATACAAAGGAATTAGCTGAATTAAGAGCAATTATTCCAGAAATGAAACGAGTCAAACATATCCATTTTGTCGGTATCGGTGGAGCCGGCATGGGGGGTATTGCTGAAGTTCTTGCTAATGAAGGGTATCAAATAAGTGGGTCTGACATCGCTCAAAATGCCGTAACAGAACATTTAGAAACTTTAGGTGCAAAAATCATTATAGGACATGCAGCGGAAAATGTACTTAATTCAAGTGTGGTTGTGATATCTTCGGCTATATCACAAGATAATATTGAAGTCATCGCTGCGCGTGAGGCACGTATTCCTGTCATTCAACGTGCTGAAATGTTAGCTGAGCTAATGCGTTTTCGCTATGGTATTGCTATTGCAGGTACACATGGTAAAACCACAACAACCGCAATGGTTACCGCCATTTATGCGGAAGCTAAACTTGATCCAACTTTTGTAAACGGTGGATTAGTAAAAGCGGCTGGAACGCATGCGAAATTAGGTACAAGCCGTTACTTTATTGCTGAAGCTGATGAGAGTGATGCTTCATTTTTGCATTTGCAACCAATGGTCTCAATTGTTACAAATATTGAACCAGACCATATGGATACTTACCAAGGTAGTGTTGAGAATCTTAAACAGACCTTTATTTCGTTTTTGCGTAATCTTCCTTTTTATGGTCTGGCAATTATGTGCTACGACGATCCGATTAATCGGGAATTATTGCCGGTAGTTGGACGTAAGATTATTACTTATGGGTTTAGCGAAGAAGCTGATGTTGTTATCAAAAATTACCGTCAAGAACGTGGGGTTAGTTATTACACGGTATGTCGTCCGGATCGTGATGATCTGCAAATTGAATTAAATGCTCCGGGTAAACATAATGCATTAAATTCTGCGGCTGCTATTATTGCCGCCACTGAAGATGGGATTGATGATCAATCAATTATCAACGCATTAGCAAAATTTGCCGGAACAAGTCGACGTTTCGATTTGATAGGCCATTTTCCACATGCTAATGGCAAAGATATTATGATGGTTGATGATTATGGACATCACCCAAGTGAAGTGAATGCTACGATTCAAGCAGCCAGAAATGGTTGGGCAGACCGCCGTTTGGTAATGATATTTCAGCCGCACCGATATACACGTACTCGAGACTTATTTGATGATTTTGCGCAAGTGCTTTCACAAGTCGATGCGCTGGTTATGTTAGATGTGTATTCAGCTGGTGAACAACCAATTGCTGGTGCAGATAGCCGATCATTATGCCGTTCGATTCGTAATCGAGGTAAAGTTGATCCTATTTATGTTTCTGACTTAGATCTGCTACCGGAAATAATGCAAGAAATATTACAAGGTGGCGATTTATTAATTACACAAGGTGCTGGTAGTGTTGGTCGAATTGCTCGCCAATTAGCCAACTCTCAATTATTTGCAAAAGAGGTTTTATAA
- the murG gene encoding undecaprenyldiphospho-muramoylpentapeptide beta-N-acetylglucosaminyltransferase produces the protein MKKLLVMAGGTGGHVFPGIAVAHYLMKQGWQVRWLGTADRMEAQLVPENGIDIDFIEISGLRGKGIMALLKAPYKISKAVFQARKILKAYKPDVVLGMGGYVSGPGGIAAKTLGIPVVLHEQNGIAGLTNKSLAKIATKVLQAFPTAFANAQVVGNPVRRDLLTVAEPTERFKQRQGPIRVLVMGGSQGAKVINDVVPQVITKLSDKYIVWHQTGKGMLDEVIKAYQHCDMTNNKVTEFITDVKEAYSWADIVICRSGALTVSEIEAVGIGAIFVPFMHKDRQQFWNAKSLADIGAAKIIEQPDFNVESLLNLLANLTREDLLEMAVKAKSLAVLDSTEKVAETLVSVVK, from the coding sequence ATGAAAAAGTTATTAGTTATGGCTGGGGGTACCGGCGGTCATGTTTTTCCAGGAATTGCAGTTGCGCATTATTTAATGAAGCAGGGCTGGCAAGTCAGGTGGTTAGGTACCGCTGACAGAATGGAAGCACAACTCGTGCCTGAAAATGGTATTGATATTGATTTTATAGAAATTTCAGGCCTGCGTGGCAAAGGGATAATGGCATTATTAAAAGCGCCGTACAAAATATCAAAAGCGGTTTTTCAAGCTAGAAAAATTTTAAAAGCTTATAAACCCGACGTTGTGCTAGGAATGGGCGGGTATGTATCTGGACCCGGCGGTATAGCCGCTAAAACGTTAGGTATACCAGTTGTTTTACACGAACAAAATGGGATAGCTGGTTTAACGAATAAATCGCTCGCTAAAATTGCAACTAAGGTTTTACAAGCTTTCCCAACGGCGTTTGCTAATGCACAAGTCGTTGGTAACCCGGTGCGTCGTGATTTATTAACCGTTGCAGAGCCAACAGAAAGATTTAAACAGCGACAAGGTCCTATACGTGTATTAGTTATGGGTGGTAGTCAAGGTGCAAAAGTAATTAATGATGTTGTACCTCAAGTGATAACGAAATTGTCCGATAAATATATAGTCTGGCATCAAACCGGTAAAGGGATGCTTGATGAGGTCATTAAAGCTTATCAACATTGTGATATGACGAATAATAAAGTTACCGAGTTTATTACTGATGTGAAAGAGGCTTATAGTTGGGCAGACATTGTGATATGTCGTAGTGGTGCTTTAACGGTAAGTGAAATTGAAGCAGTGGGTATTGGTGCGATTTTTGTGCCATTTATGCATAAAGATCGCCAACAATTTTGGAATGCAAAATCGTTAGCCGATATTGGTGCAGCTAAAATAATAGAACAACCCGATTTTAATGTAGAGTCACTACTTAATTTACTTGCAAATTTGACTAGAGAAGATTTGCTTGAAATGGCGGTTAAAGCTAAAAGTTTGGCTGTCCTGGATTCCACAGAAAAAGTGGCGGAAACACTGGTATCAGTGGTAAAATAG